The Lacticaseibacillus pabuli region CACCGTCGTCTTTGCGCCTGCACAAACCATCACGGACCGCGACCGCACAACATTGCGGGCTGCGGCGCGTGCCGCTCTAGCAGCCCTGAACATCATTGGCTGTGCCACGGTATCGTTTGCACTGGACCCGCAAAGCAACGACTGGTACATGCTGAAGATTAAGGTCGGCCTGAGCTGGACAAGCAGTCTGATTGCACGTGCCACCGCTTACCCTGTTGCCGGTGTGAACACAGCCGTGGCGCTTGGTGAACGCCTCGATGCGGTGATGATTGGCCGCGACCACAGCATGACCGCCGCGATTGAACCTGGTATTGACGCCATCATTGCGCGCTTTCCGCAGTTTCCACGGGAGCTGCAGACGGGGGCACGCCTCGGGCCACAGCTCGTTGCCGGCGGTGCCATTATGACCGCTGGCCGGACGCTCGAATCCGTCATCATGCAGGGGATTTACCTGCTTGGTCATGACGACAAGCGCGTCTTGAGCAGTGAGATTCGCGAGTGGGATGAGGACACCATTACCGGCCACGTCATCCAAGCGAACGCGTTACGCCTGCCAGCATTATGGTTGGCGTTGGAGCGCGGCTTTACCGTTCGTGAGCTGAGCGAACTCTCGCAGATCAATCAGGTCTTCATTGCCGCGATTGGCCGCCTGGTGGATTGCTTAAGCGAACTCAAGACTTCCAAGGACGTCGCGCTACTCCGGGACGCCAAGAATTTCGGCATTGCGGACAGTTCAATTGCCGAAGTCTGGAATATGGAAGAGGACGACATGCGTGCGCAACGCATCGCCGCCGAGGTCACGCCAACGTACAAGGCTTTGGACGCACTCGGGTTGGTCTTACCAGAAACGCCGACCTACTACGCCAGTTATGAAACGGAAAACGAGAGTGAGCCCACCAACTTACCAGGTGTTGTCGTCATTGAACCCAATGGTGCCGCGCCGTGGTTAAATTCCGCACACGAGGCCATCAGTTCCACGATGCTCGCCGCGATACGTGAGGCGGGTTGCACGCCAATTCTGGTCGGCAGTACGCCGCGCCCGCTAGTTTACCCGGGCGTTAAGCACTATTTACTCGGTGCCACACAGGAACACCTGCTGGATATCATCGGCTTGGAAAACCCAATTGGGGTCATTTGCCAAACCGCTGGGCGTGAAGGCAGCCGCATCGCGCACGTCCTGCGCCGCCGCGGTATTACCGTTCTCGGTAGTGTGCCTAACCGTCACGGCAATCGTGTCGCGCCACAGCTGCAGGAAACATTGACGCAACTGAGCAACGAAGATTGGCGGATCTGCTACGACCCGGCTGCCGCTGCTGATCAGATGGCCACACATCTGGCCATTGATGCCGTCGCGGATGGTGAAACCGTCGCTGTGCTGGGCATCCTAAACTCGCTCGAGCAAAATGAGAGCCGGGCAGGGAAGGTCATCGCCGTCACACCGCCGCGCAAGGGTGCCGCCAAGATGTCAGAGCAAGCCGCCGCCGTCACAGTAGCGCTTGCCAAACAGTTGCAGTACGTCGGCTTTGTCCACCTTGACATGGTCGTGAGCGGCAACACGATGACTGTGACGTTCATCGGGCCAAGCGCCAGTGCAACCGTGCCATTTTTGGCCAAGACCTTGCGCATCGATTGCATCGCCTTGGCTTGCCATGTCCTGTTGGGCGGCAAGCTCGCCGAGAAGGGCATCTCGTCAGGACTGTTGCCGCAAGTTGAAGGGGTGCACGTCCTATTGCCCGTTCTGCGTAGTGGCCTCACGATGGCCGGCAGTAGTGTTGCCAGCATCGAACAAATGGGACTCGTCATGGGTAGCGACCAAACCCTAGGCAAGGCGCTCATTAAGGCCTTCGCCGCCGAGCATCAGCCGCTATCCGATCACGGCACAGTTCTGTTAGAAGAGGGGACCAAAGCCGGCGCCGCATTAGCACCGCGCCTAGCCAACCTTGGTTTCCAGATTGTCGGCATGGACGCCGCCAAAACGCTAGAGGGTGTCTCGCTCATCGTCATGGATAAGCCGGAGATTGAACTACGCCGGCGGGCAACCGCCCGGATGGTGCCACTCCTGAACACCGTGAGTGCCGACGCCATCCTGCAAGTCTACGAAGCGCGCGCTTTTGCACTCGCACAACTCGCAGAATTATCTGATTAGACAAATAAATTTCCGAACACGATTAAATGTGTTCGGAAATTTTTTTGGTTACAGCGTTGGTTTGGTCTTCATTCTGTTGACAAGCGCTTCATCCGGGGTAACCACCAGCGTGCGCTGACCCGTGTAAATCACGTACCCAGGCTTGGCCCCGTTTGGCTTCTTAATCCGCTTGACCTCAATGTAGTCAACTTGCACGTTCCCGGAATGCTGGGAGCGGGAGTAATAGGCTGCCAGGTTCGCGGCTTCAAGCAAGGTCTTATCGCTTGGGTCCGGTGATTCGACGATAACGTGGGAGCCGGGGACATCCTTGGCGTGGAGCCAGATGTCGTGTTTGTTCGCGGTCTTCAAGGTGAGCTGATCGTTCTGCAAGTTGTTTTTCCCGACCAGAATGTGCGTGCCATCGCTGGCCCAGAAGGAATCAGGTTTAGCAACTTTTGGCCGCTTGCGCTTATCCTTGGATGGGCGCCGAATGTTGCCAGCCGCCTGCAATTCAGTGCGGATGTCTTCCAAATCCTTTGGGGCGGCGAGATCAACGAGGTCCAGGATACCTTGCAAGTAGCTCAGTTCCTCATTCGCCTCGGCCTTCTGCTCGTTAATATGGCTCACCGATTTGCGGAGTTTCTGGTACCGCGTGTAATATTTCTGTGCGTTTTGGTTGGGACCTAGGTCTGGCTGCAGGCGAATCTTGATTGGCTTCATGTCGTCGTAGTAATTGGGCAGTTCAACCGACTTAGCCCCGCGTGGCACCTGGCTCAGATAGGTCGTCAGGATTTCACCGCGGAGACGAAGTTCATCGGCACGCTCACTGGCGGCCAGGCCTTCGTCAAACTTCTTGAGCTTATTTTCCAGCCGGTTAATGTTCGTCTTGAGCACCCGGATAATACTGCCGCCGACCGCCTGCACGCGTTCGCGCTCAGCACGCTGGGCGTAGAAGGCGTCAAGCATCGCGGAAATGTTGGCATAACCGGTGCGTTCACCCTCAAGCGTCCCGTATGGCACCGCAGTGAACCACATCCTCTTGCCGGTCGTAATAGTTGGCTCCGCCTTATCGAACGCGGCGAAGAATTCCTGCCACGCAATGCCGCCAATCCCGCGGGAAACACGGGTGGCTAGTTCGCGGGCGCTAATGCGGTCCAGCCCTTGGAACCGGCCCTGAATGTTGCCGGCCAGCACCTCAACGTCCTTTTCGCTGCCGTCCGTCAAGTCGGCGTAGTCGCTACTCTTGGCAGTGAAAGGATTCAGCTTGTCCTGCGCTGGGGCAGGGACGTAGTCGGCCCCCGGCATCAGCAGGCGGTAGCGGTTTTCATCCGCTGGCACGTGGCGAATCAAATCAATGATGCGGTTCGTGCCCACGTTAATCAGCGTGATGTTAGAGTGCCGCGCCATGATTTCAATAATCAGCCGCAGCTGCATGTCATCCCCGAGTTCGTCGCGTGTGGTGAAATCCATGTGCACAATTCGGTCATTGCTGACCTGGGTGATGCCCGTCAACTTAGCGGCGGCCAGGTACTTGCGCATCGTCATCGTGAAGGTGGATGGCACGGCAGGACTCTTGAACGGAATCTTGGTAATCTGCATCCGCGCAAACTGGGGGTTCGCCGAAATCAAGAGCGGCAGGTTTTTACCATTGGCCCGAATCGTCATCACGAGTTCGTTGGGGTAGGGTTGTTGAATCTTGCTGACCTTCCCCCCATCGAGCAGGGTGGCCAGTTCTTTTGTTACCGCGTGGGTAAACAAACCGTCAAATGCCATAATTGCCTCCTAAAATAGTCTGTGCGGACCAGCCGCACCCGTAAATAAGCTCTTTATATTGTACCTTTTTGTAAAACTTACTGCAAAAGCGACATTATCGGGCTTCCGACGTTCGCCATGACGGACTGGTTGTGTTAAATTAATTATTGAATATTTGTAAGGAGCTAATAACGTGACGAAGATAGCAATTGTAACTGACAGTACCGCGTACCTAACGGATCAACAAGCCAAAGACAACAACATTACCGTGGTACCTATCCCTGTTATCCTGGACGGGACTGTCTACGATGAAGGAAAAGACATCACTCCTGACGAATACTACGCTAAGCTCAAGGCGGCAAAGACCTTCCCTAGCACGAGTCAGCCACCACTTGGCGAAATGATTACCCTGTACGAAAATTTGCGGAACGAGGGCTACACGGACATCATCAGTATCCACCTAGCCAACACGATTTCCGGTTTTCAGCAAACACTCCGCAACACCGTGTCCGAAATCAAGGGTGTGAACATCACCGTTTACGATTCTCAGATTACGGTCATGCTGATGGGCTGGCTGGTTCTGGAAGCCGCCCGCATGGCACGTGAGGGCAGCACCGTGAAGGACATCATCGCACGTCTGGACGACCTGCGGAGCACCATCGACGAATACTTCATCGTGAACGATATCCAGAACCTCGTGCGTGGTGGTCGTTTGTCTAACGCGGCTGGCTTCGTGGCGGGTATGCTGCGGATTAAGCCACTTCTGACCTTTGACCCCGACACGGATAAGATTGTCGCCATTGAGAAGATCCGTTCACTCAAGCGCGCTTATGCCCGCGTTGAGACGCTCTTTGACGAAGCACTGTCGAACATTGATTATCCCGTCCGTGCGCTCGTCATCCACGCCAACGACCCAGAGGAGGCTGAACGCTGGAAGGCGGACTTGCAAGCCAAGCACCCAGACATCAACTTTGAGATTTCTTTCTTCGGTCCAGTTATCGGGACCCATTTAGGCGAAAAGGCGATTGCCTTGGCTTGGATGAAAGACTTCACAAAGGCCTAACATTTAACGAACGAAAGCAATTATTTGACGACTTTGACGGTTTCCGTCAAGTCGTTTTTTAGTTGGTAGACAACTGTTGATGGCCAGTGCTAAGACCGATGCGTCAGCAAGTGAACCTTAGCACAAAAGATTTGCTGTATAATATGCATTGACAGTTACAAACCAGATATCGAAAGCGAGCAATCTCACATGATCGAATTTAAACCAAGCAAGGGTACCATTAAATCAGAAACCACTGCCTACAAAGGCCCCATCTTTAGCGTGAAAAAGTTGCAAATTGACACCCCCGATGGCTTATCCGTCGAGCGCGATCTCATCGACCATTCTGCCGCCGTCGTCATCTTGGCGCTCACAAAAGACGGCAAACAGGCACTGCTCGGCCGTGAATACCGGGTCGGCGTCAATCGGGAGGCTATCTCACTGCCAGCAGGTCTGGTCAACGCCGGAGAGGCCCCTGACGCCGCTGCCCGCCGTGAATTGGCTGAGGAGACCGGGTACGTAGTCCAGGACCTCAGACGGCTACTCACCATTACCTCAAGCGAGGGTATGACCAACGAGGTGCAGTACTGCTACGTGGCGACAATTGACCCGGCGCAGCGCACTGCCAAACATTTCGACAAGGATGAGTTCGTCACCACCGAGCTCGTTACGCTGGACGACATGGTGGCAGCCATCGGTGCAGGGCAGATTACTTCAGCGCAAACCATTGCGACCGTGATGACCTACCTGCACGAACTGGACCACAAATGAAGGTCACCATCCAGCAACTTAAGCAGGCCAGTGCGCTACGGATTGCCAACGAATGGCGTTACCCAGAAGAATAAGGCTTCTACAACAAGAATCACGACCCTGAAGCCTATGCCGCGTTCGTCTCGGCGAAGCAACGGGGCAATCATTACTGGCAGGTCACGGTTAGCGGCGTATTAATGGGCTATTTTGGCATTTGGCCAACGAAAACTAGCAGCGCCTACGCGTTAGCGGTCGGGATGGTACCAGCTAGCACGGGGCAAGGATACGGCCGCAGTTTTGTGGCAGCGGTGATTGATTTTGTGCGGACACATTATGAAATCGACACCCTCATCGTTTCAGTGGCGGCGTTTAACGTTCGGGCACAGAAGGTCTTCCTGAGTTTAGGATTTACAATCACACGCCATTATCAGCGATCCGTAAGTGGCAACCAACGCCCGTATGTTGAGATGCGGGGCAGTTTGTGAGTGCCACGTCGTTATTTAGGAAAGCGGACAGCACATTCACGGACAAAGCTGTTGCTAGGGGAGGTGCATGCTGGTATTTTTAAGTTGTCCTTTGTTAACCACCTCAACCTTGAAGGGGGCAACGCCATGTCACATCCGCAGTCATTCTGGCTTCTAGTTCTGAATATCTTCCTCTCAGCATTTCTCTGGACAGTCCTGCTTTTGATTGTCTTCATGTTTACTAAATGGTTCGCAGGGTGGCCGCTACTTGCAATTCTCGCAGTTTGGCTTCTGCCAATTGTGGGGATTGCCTGGCGGGTAATTCACCGCAGCCATCGAGCCGCGTAATTTAACGACAAATAAGGCCCAATCCATTGCGGATTGGGTCTTATTTGTCATGGCTTGAATTTAAATTTCGTCGCGACGGCCGAGATACTTATCAAGCGCAACGGCCACACCGTCATGCTCTAAATCAGTCGTATGGAACTTGGTGGCAGCTTTCACCTCATCGTTCGCGTTACCCATTGCGATCCCGTAGTGGACGGTTTTGAGCATCTCCAGGTCGTTAGAACCGTCGCCGAACGCCATCGTTCGTGACATTGGCTGGTTCATTTCCTTGCAAACGCGGAGAATCGCGGCGGCCTTGTTAACGCCGTGCGCCGTAATCTCGATATTATCGACGTTCGAGCTAGAAGCGTGGACGCCGGTTAGGGTGTTCATCTCGGTTCTGGCACGCGATACCTTTTCCAGATCGGACTCAATGGCGATTGCATTAATAATCCTGCCGCTTTGAGAACGCAACTGTTCCAATGTTTTGATGGCCACTCGTTTGTTAGGGTCCTCACCGGCAATGCGGTGTTTACCATCCTCAGAGATTTCCTTAACGACAGGTGTAAAGTTCAATACGTTATCCAGTGTAAAGAAGTGGACGGTTAACTGATACTTGTTTGCCACCCGCCAAATGCCTTCCAACGCGTTAGTGGAGAGATGTTTAGCCTCAACCTTACCGTCAATGCGGCTAACCGTGCCGTTGGAGCAAATGATATCCAAGTTGGGTCCGATACGATCGGCCATGAACTCAGCAGAAAACAATGGTCGGCCACTGGCAATGAAGAAGCGGTGTCCCTCAGCACGATACTTCGCAATCGTGTCGACAACGCGTTTAGATGGGTACTGGCTGTGTCCAACCAGTGTCCCATCAATATCCATAAATACAGTATAAGGTGACATAACGACCATCCTTTAACAAATTAATTGAAGATACAAGCGGTTTCATTATACCAAAACGTTTATGTAATATGCGGGCTAGAAGGCAGAAATTAAGTTGTTTGAATAATCAGTAGGCCCAGTCGTACAAATCAATTCAGCTGATTGCGATAGCCAATCATTGACGTTCACTTTTCAAAATCAAATTAATTCCCAGGAGGATAGCAGAAAGATCCGAATACATTAAGACCGTTATTTATAATTGCTGAATTTAGCAGTCACGTCTGTCTGGTATTGTTATTGTTAAGACAAGGCGTTCGTTTTGCTCATCGCTTTCGCCATTGAAACGATGAACAGCGCAATAGAATAAATTGGCGTTGATTACCGTTAGACCAAGATGTACAATAGTTCTATGAATATCAAACAATCAATTAGTAACGACGAATGGCGCGTCAAAATTTTCAAAGCACTCGCTGATGAGCAGCGCCTGGCAGTCATTCGAGAATTAACAAGGCACTCTGATCCAGTTGCTTATGCAAAAATTTCCGACCTACTTGGAACGGGTAAATCTATGAT contains the following coding sequences:
- a CDS encoding NUDIX hydrolase, encoding MIEFKPSKGTIKSETTAYKGPIFSVKKLQIDTPDGLSVERDLIDHSAAVVILALTKDGKQALLGREYRVGVNREAISLPAGLVNAGEAPDAAARRELAEETGYVVQDLRRLLTITSSEGMTNEVQYCYVATIDPAQRTAKHFDKDEFVTTELVTLDDMVAAIGAGQITSAQTIATVMTYLHELDHK
- a CDS encoding HAD family hydrolase, with protein sequence MSPYTVFMDIDGTLVGHSQYPSKRVVDTIAKYRAEGHRFFIASGRPLFSAEFMADRIGPNLDIICSNGTVSRIDGKVEAKHLSTNALEGIWRVANKYQLTVHFFTLDNVLNFTPVVKEISEDGKHRIAGEDPNKRVAIKTLEQLRSQSGRIINAIAIESDLEKVSRARTEMNTLTGVHASSSNVDNIEITAHGVNKAAAILRVCKEMNQPMSRTMAFGDGSNDLEMLKTVHYGIAMGNANDEVKAATKFHTTDLEHDGVAVALDKYLGRRDEI
- a CDS encoding ArsR/SmtB family transcription factor; protein product: MNIKQSISNDEWRVKIFKALADEQRLAVIRELTRHSDPVAYAKISDLLGTGKSMISYHLKMLREAGLIEVTRNGQQKFITLNRKVFAGVLPGFLQTL
- a CDS encoding NFACT RNA binding domain-containing protein; protein product: MAFDGLFTHAVTKELATLLDGGKVSKIQQPYPNELVMTIRANGKNLPLLISANPQFARMQITKIPFKSPAVPSTFTMTMRKYLAAAKLTGITQVSNDRIVHMDFTTRDELGDDMQLRLIIEIMARHSNITLINVGTNRIIDLIRHVPADENRYRLLMPGADYVPAPAQDKLNPFTAKSSDYADLTDGSEKDVEVLAGNIQGRFQGLDRISARELATRVSRGIGGIAWQEFFAAFDKAEPTITTGKRMWFTAVPYGTLEGERTGYANISAMLDAFYAQRAERERVQAVGGSIIRVLKTNINRLENKLKKFDEGLAASERADELRLRGEILTTYLSQVPRGAKSVELPNYYDDMKPIKIRLQPDLGPNQNAQKYYTRYQKLRKSVSHINEQKAEANEELSYLQGILDLVDLAAPKDLEDIRTELQAAGNIRRPSKDKRKRPKVAKPDSFWASDGTHILVGKNNLQNDQLTLKTANKHDIWLHAKDVPGSHVIVESPDPSDKTLLEAANLAAYYSRSQHSGNVQVDYIEVKRIKKPNGAKPGYVIYTGQRTLVVTPDEALVNRMKTKPTL
- a CDS encoding DegV family protein, which translates into the protein MTKIAIVTDSTAYLTDQQAKDNNITVVPIPVILDGTVYDEGKDITPDEYYAKLKAAKTFPSTSQPPLGEMITLYENLRNEGYTDIISIHLANTISGFQQTLRNTVSEIKGVNITVYDSQITVMLMGWLVLEAARMAREGSTVKDIIARLDDLRSTIDEYFIVNDIQNLVRGGRLSNAAGFVAGMLRIKPLLTFDPDTDKIVAIEKIRSLKRAYARVETLFDEALSNIDYPVRALVIHANDPEEAERWKADLQAKHPDINFEISFFGPVIGTHLGEKAIALAWMKDFTKA